From Diprion similis isolate iyDipSimi1 chromosome 5, iyDipSimi1.1, whole genome shotgun sequence, the proteins below share one genomic window:
- the LOC124406342 gene encoding uncharacterized protein LOC124406342, producing the protein MKRQLLVLAFALGLATSANLPEITTYAKVTKNGEETNNTQGGVGGPLTWLINTLSMTNKTKSEVSEGRSGSDVSITVSPVYVPPRIPQLHKGEAVDYPTTKRYSTLDEEMLARLDSQAGRNRAQDRFHPPAIFEHDIAHGNAMRTKPMASSSSSSSSSSSSSGPSGSSSQDSGASSSPVATGPGYSSPIFPGSYDYKPPSYLDVKPMTMSMDSYSPPDSMPKAPSSYDSPSIPYGPPADYPDHDHDHDHDHDHDHHESDPELSSDIHSSDFGSGPIYGGAVPPKPVDYAGHYDHPSFVDDPYIHDHDHGHDFHHDIIYDHIPDDHTTPEPEMMDQRLNKRPYSYYFVGKKLWYVPLYFSIYFIIYIAALILKSIARHKINFPHALASAVQSRSNDSPGWLDLTVKVLEGIETARKSFAQKA; encoded by the exons ATGAAACGTCAGCTTCTCGTTTTGGCCTTCGCTCTGGGGCTTGCGACCTCTGCAAACCTACCGGAAATAACAACCTACGCCAAAGTGACCAAGAATGGAGAAGAGACGAATAATACTCAGGGTGGAGTCGGCGGACCATTAACATGGCTGATCAA CACATTATCAATGACCAACAAAACGAAATCCGAAGTTTCGGAGGGGCGAAGTGGCTCCGACGTCAGCATCACCGTTTCGCCTGTCTACGTTCCGCCAAGAATTCCTCAACTGCACAAAGGGGAAGCCGTGGATTATCCAACCACAAAGAG gtATTCAACTCTCGACGAGGAAATGCTGGCACGTCTAGACTCTCAGGCGGGTCGAAACAGGGCCCAAGACAGGTTCCATCCTCCAGCAATATTCGAGCACGATATTGCTCACGGAAACGCAATGCGTACAAAGCCGATGGCCAGTtcatcgtcttcttcttcttcttcttcgtcttcttccgGACCATCCGGTTCATCTTCACAGGACTCGGGCGCGTCCAGCAGCCCGGTTGCCACAGGACCGGGATACTCTTCACCCATATTTCCGGGTAGTTATGACTACAAACCCCCGAGTTACCTGGACGTCAAGCCAATGACCATGTCCATGGACAGCTACTCACCCCCCGACTCGATGCCCAAG GCTCCAAGTTCGTACGACTCGCCATCGATTCCGTATGGACCACCAGCAGACTACCCTGACCACGACCACGACCATGATCATGACCATGACCATGACCACCACGAGTCGGACCCTGAACTCAGCAGCGACATTCACTCCTCGGACTTTGGTTCGGGTCCGATATACGGAGGTGCGGTACCGCCAAAGCCAGTGGACTATGCAGGTCACTACGACCATCCATCGTTCGTGGATGATCCATACATCCACGATCATGACCACGGACACGACTTTCACCACGACATAATATACGACCATATACCGGATGACCACACGACACCGGAGCCAGAAATGATGGACCAGCGTCTGAACAAGCGACCATACTCGTACTACTTCGTTGGTAAGAAGCTGTGGTACGTACCGCTCTACTTCAGCATCTACTTCATCATCTACATCGCCGCTCTTATACTGAAGAGCATCGCCAGGCACAAGATCAACTTCCCACACGCTCTGGCTTCCGCCGTTCAAAGCAGAAGCAACGACTCCCCTGGGTGGCTCGACCTCACCGTAAAGGTACTCGAGGGCATTGAGACGGCCAGGAAGAGCTTCGCCCAGAAGGCGTAG
- the LOC124406355 gene encoding uncharacterized protein LOC124406355, giving the protein MESSFLHGSFLLLVLACSVLTASIMDDSEVESITGTREPETISTTEVASGVATTVQSLRESRWYRPGGLARGGDDHDDHDDVMDYHDAHEVHHEEKAMVEGKEDYWGGYYDFLINEGSYKFWAVFQLGTAALLIYSGFAALYYAKVNPSTDDDYEDYFLRRRRSIYRPPQERTFLGLSPEAFQRILDAVAREFY; this is encoded by the exons ATGGAATCAAGTTTTCTGCATGGGTCGTTCCTGCTTCTGGTATTGGCCTGTTCCGTACTGACAGCTAGTATCATGGACGATTCGGAAGTCGAGTCAATAACGGGTACCAGAGAACCGGAAACGATTTCCACGACGGAAGTGGCATCTGGGGTCGCGACTACCGTCCAGTCCTTAAG agaatcgCGATGGTATCGACCCGGCGGACTCGCCAGAGGAGGTGACGATCACGACGATCACGACGACGTGATGGATTATCACGATGCCCACGAGGTACACCATGAGGAAAAGGCGATGGTCGAGGGGAAGGAGGATTACTGGGGAGGTTACTACGACTTCCTCATTAACGAAGGAAGCTACAAATTCTGGGCCGTCTTCCAG cttgGAACAGCGGCGCTGCTGATTTACAGCGGTTTCGCAGCGTTGTACTACGCAAAGGTGAATCCTTCGACAGACGACGACTACGAGGATTATTTCCTGCGGAGACGTCGGTCGATCTACCGACCCCCTCAGGAAAGGACCTTCCTTGGTCTGAGTCCCGAGGCTTTTCAAAGGATACTGGACGCGGTGGCGAGGGAATTTTACTGA